In the genome of Limnobaculum zhutongyuii, one region contains:
- a CDS encoding Tm-1-like ATP-binding domain-containing protein, translated as MKRKTVYVATTFDTKSEEAFYIRDLINATDLLVTTVDLSTKSPDSQFNTTFSAQDIAAHHPQGSASVFCGDRGKSMVAMAQAFEKFMLSRDDVAGIIGLGGSGGTSLITPAMQALPIGLPKLMVSTMASGDVSNYIGASDIAMLYSVTDIAGLNRISRQVLANAAHSIAGAVKFVIPEVKNEKPALGLTMFGVTTPCMQAISAQLTDKFDCLTFHATGTGGTAMEKLAASHLLDGLLDITTTEICDLLFGGVLACGPDRLDVVAQTELPYVGSCGALDMVNFGNPNTIPAHYKDRLFYPHNAQVTLMRTTKEENQQMGEWIGRKLNACHGEVRFLIPEGGVSALDAPGQLFWSPENDAALFEALEKTVIQTERRRLIRVPYNINDPRFADEAVNQFHQIWNKK; from the coding sequence ATGAAAAGAAAAACTGTTTATGTTGCAACAACTTTTGATACCAAAAGTGAAGAGGCTTTTTACATTCGAGACCTGATTAATGCAACTGACCTTTTAGTCACCACCGTTGATTTATCGACCAAATCTCCAGATAGCCAATTTAACACGACCTTTTCTGCACAAGATATCGCCGCTCATCACCCACAAGGAAGCGCAAGCGTGTTTTGCGGCGATCGTGGAAAATCGATGGTCGCGATGGCTCAAGCTTTTGAAAAATTTATGCTATCCCGGGATGACGTAGCAGGAATTATCGGCCTTGGCGGTTCAGGAGGTACATCACTGATTACCCCGGCAATGCAAGCGCTACCAATTGGTTTGCCTAAGCTGATGGTGTCCACCATGGCTTCCGGTGATGTATCAAACTACATTGGTGCCAGCGACATCGCCATGCTCTATTCCGTGACTGATATTGCCGGCCTGAACCGTATTTCTCGCCAGGTACTGGCTAATGCTGCTCATAGCATTGCTGGCGCAGTGAAGTTCGTTATTCCTGAAGTTAAAAATGAAAAACCCGCTTTAGGTCTGACAATGTTTGGTGTGACAACACCCTGTATGCAGGCCATTTCAGCCCAGCTAACCGATAAGTTTGACTGTCTGACTTTCCACGCAACTGGCACCGGTGGCACCGCAATGGAAAAACTGGCGGCCAGCCACTTGCTGGACGGACTGCTGGATATTACTACGACTGAAATCTGCGACCTGCTGTTTGGTGGAGTACTGGCCTGTGGCCCTGACCGTTTAGATGTCGTGGCGCAAACCGAACTTCCTTACGTTGGCTCCTGTGGCGCGCTGGACATGGTCAATTTCGGCAACCCTAATACCATACCGGCCCACTATAAAGATCGTCTGTTCTACCCTCACAATGCTCAGGTAACGTTAATGCGTACCACCAAAGAAGAAAACCAACAAATGGGTGAATGGATCGGTCGCAAACTGAATGCCTGTCATGGAGAAGTACGTTTTCTGATACCTGAAGGCGGTGTTTCTGCTCTGGATGCGCCAGGCCAGCTATTCTGGTCACCAGAAAATGATGCCGCTCTGTTTGAAGCCCTGGAAAAAACCGTGATCCAAACCGAACGCCGTCGTCTGATCCGCGTTCCTTACAACATTAACGATCCGCGTTTTGCCGATGAGGCTGTTAACCAATTTCATCAAATCTGGAACAAAAAATGA
- a CDS encoding phosphoenolpyruvate hydrolase family protein, translating to MSRFTREELLQKFRAMIARKEPIIGGGAGTGLSAKCEEAGGIDLIVSYNSGRYRMAGRGSLAGLLAYGNANDIVMEMAKEVLPVVKNTPVLAGVNGTDPFVNLDVFLDDVARVGFSGVQNFPTVGLIDGNFRANLEETGMGYGLEVEMIRKAHQKGLLTTPYVFSEADAIAMTEAGADIIVPHMGLTTGGNIGAETAMKLEDCVPMINAWAKAAKSVRKDIIVLCHGGPISSPEDAHYILANCPDCDGFYGASSMERLPTEVALTDTTRQFKNITR from the coding sequence ATGTCACGTTTTACCCGTGAAGAACTATTGCAAAAATTTCGCGCCATGATTGCACGTAAAGAACCAATTATCGGCGGTGGTGCCGGTACTGGGCTGTCAGCTAAGTGTGAAGAAGCGGGTGGTATCGACCTGATTGTTAGCTATAACTCAGGACGCTATCGCATGGCGGGTCGTGGATCTCTGGCTGGTTTGCTGGCCTATGGCAATGCTAACGATATCGTTATGGAAATGGCTAAAGAAGTTTTACCGGTAGTAAAAAATACGCCGGTTTTAGCCGGTGTTAACGGTACCGATCCTTTCGTTAACCTTGATGTATTTTTAGACGATGTGGCTCGGGTTGGCTTTTCCGGAGTACAAAACTTCCCTACTGTTGGTTTGATCGATGGTAACTTCAGGGCCAATCTTGAAGAAACCGGTATGGGATATGGACTGGAAGTTGAGATGATCCGTAAGGCTCATCAAAAAGGCCTGCTGACTACGCCATACGTCTTCAGTGAAGCTGATGCCATCGCCATGACGGAAGCCGGTGCAGATATCATCGTTCCTCATATGGGCCTAACTACTGGCGGTAACATTGGTGCAGAAACGGCAATGAAACTGGAAGATTGTGTTCCAATGATCAACGCCTGGGCTAAAGCGGCTAAAAGCGTACGCAAAGACATTATTGTACTGTGCCACGGCGGCCCTATCTCCTCTCCGGAAGATGCGCATTACATTCTGGCTAACTGCCCGGATTGTGATGGTTTCTACGGAGCCAGCTCGATGGAGCGTCTGCCAACGGAAGTCGCACTGACGGATACTACGCGCCAGTTTAAGAATATCACTCGATAA
- a CDS encoding YdgH/BhsA/McbA family protein, whose translation MKVSSILTAAFLALSVNSAYAITEIINTQQAEKMNLTSLGVISDTVRVETLDQAVQAIGEKAEKAGAIYFRVIGARSFDTSPYWRVSAEIYK comes from the coding sequence ATGAAGGTATCTTCGATACTGACTGCTGCATTTCTCGCCTTAAGTGTTAATTCGGCCTATGCCATCACTGAAATTATTAATACCCAACAGGCTGAAAAGATGAATCTGACCAGTCTTGGCGTAATAAGCGATACGGTAAGAGTCGAGACATTAGATCAGGCGGTACAGGCGATAGGGGAGAAAGCGGAGAAAGCGGGAGCGATCTATTTTCGCGTTATTGGCGCCCGCTCTTTTGATACATCACCTTACTGGCGGGTTTCTGCGGAGATTTATAAATAG
- a CDS encoding YdgH/BhsA/McbA-like domain containing protein encodes MKVSTTLAALLLTFSVGSAYAATEVSSQQAASLQSMGTISGSVRVADMDQAVSAIAKKAESQHASYYRVIAANSNDDSNNWRVAAEIYR; translated from the coding sequence ATGAAAGTATCAACCACTTTAGCAGCTCTGTTATTAACATTTAGCGTTGGTTCTGCTTATGCAGCGACTGAAGTCAGCAGCCAACAGGCCGCCAGCTTACAAAGCATGGGTACTATTTCAGGTTCAGTTCGCGTAGCTGATATGGATCAGGCAGTTAGCGCTATCGCTAAAAAAGCGGAAAGCCAACATGCTTCTTACTATCGTGTCATTGCTGCTAACTCTAATGATGACTCAAATAACTGGCGTGTTGCCGCAGAGATTTATCGTTAA
- a CDS encoding TetR/AcrR family transcriptional regulator, protein MGLSKEDRRTHILQKATDIFLNHGYERTSMDEVNECIGCSKATLYKYFSSKQELFINVIDHAVHTYTQVIINTTAQLQNRKIDCWQSLHNFGVSYLNLHLSPVMMKITRMIIAECEHTGIGELMYQRGPQKGWMKISTHLESLMERGILRHADPFTTAMQFKGLLESGLIDKQLRGAISNVSEEEVQRQASNALDTFRRAYEINQDAISPNMKMDGNRS, encoded by the coding sequence ATGGGATTAAGTAAAGAGGATCGCAGAACACACATTCTTCAGAAAGCCACTGATATCTTTCTAAATCATGGCTATGAGCGCACATCTATGGACGAAGTTAATGAGTGTATCGGTTGTTCTAAAGCCACTCTCTACAAGTACTTCAGCTCTAAACAAGAGTTGTTTATCAATGTAATTGACCATGCGGTTCATACCTATACTCAGGTCATTATTAATACCACCGCCCAGCTACAAAACCGAAAGATCGATTGTTGGCAATCATTACACAATTTTGGCGTCAGCTATCTGAATCTGCATTTATCACCGGTGATGATGAAAATTACTCGCATGATTATTGCCGAATGTGAACACACCGGCATCGGTGAATTAATGTATCAACGAGGCCCGCAAAAGGGTTGGATGAAAATATCAACTCATCTTGAGTCGCTTATGGAGCGCGGTATTTTACGTCATGCAGACCCATTTACTACCGCAATGCAGTTTAAGGGGTTACTTGAGTCAGGGCTCATTGATAAACAACTGCGTGGAGCGATTTCAAATGTAAGCGAAGAAGAGGTTCAGCGTCAGGCATCTAATGCTCTCGACACTTTTCGACGCGCTTATGAAATAAATCAGGATGCAATATCCCCAAATATGAAAATGGACGGAAATAGATCATGA
- a CDS encoding helix-turn-helix domain-containing protein: MIQTNIIQDLVFWIEGHLEEPLNVKRVASKSGYSQWHLQRLFKDITGDSLAYYIRKKRLQSAASELKQSKRSIAEIAYQYQFDSQQSFTRAFKKMFSTTPSDYRYHS, encoded by the coding sequence ATGATTCAAACCAACATTATTCAAGACTTGGTTTTCTGGATTGAAGGCCATCTGGAAGAGCCGCTGAATGTTAAGCGCGTAGCCTCAAAATCTGGCTACTCTCAATGGCATTTGCAGCGGTTATTTAAAGATATTACCGGTGACTCACTGGCTTATTATATCCGCAAAAAACGTTTGCAAAGTGCCGCTTCAGAGTTAAAGCAGAGCAAAAGAAGTATTGCGGAAATCGCTTATCAATATCAGTTTGACTCACAGCAAAGTTTTACCCGGGCATTTAAGAAGATGTTCTCTACTACCCCTTCTGACTATCGCTACCACAGCTAA
- a CDS encoding YacC family pilotin-like protein, with product MNNKSVFNLPLLLLSLIGFSSTCQALTESEAEELADLTAVFFYLKKECGYKDLPIPEIKRALIYFAQQNHWDLANYNQINMEQLSQSSYEDLNRIPVDKDKKCAALAKDSFGIMNN from the coding sequence ATGAACAACAAATCTGTTTTTAATTTACCGTTATTATTACTGTCGCTAATTGGGTTTTCGTCTACCTGTCAGGCATTAACAGAGTCAGAAGCAGAAGAGCTCGCCGATCTGACGGCGGTATTCTTCTATCTGAAAAAAGAGTGCGGATATAAAGATCTCCCTATCCCTGAAATAAAGCGAGCTTTAATCTATTTTGCTCAACAAAATCATTGGGATCTGGCGAACTACAACCAAATTAATATGGAGCAATTAAGTCAGTCAAGTTATGAGGACTTAAACCGCATTCCCGTCGATAAAGATAAGAAGTGTGCAGCGTTGGCTAAAGACTCGTTTGGCATCATGAATAATTAA
- the speE gene encoding polyamine aminopropyltransferase, which yields MSNKETWFETLYSGFGQFFSINKTLYHSKTEHQDLIIFENDLMGRVMALDGVIQTTERDEFIYHEMMAHVPILAHGKAKRILIIGGGDGGMLREVCRHQSVEHITMVEIDENVVEFCREYLPNHNAGAYEDPRFNLVIEDGVNFVNQTDLKFDVIISDCTDPIGPGESLFTSEFYQGCARCLNENGIFVAQNGVCFLQQDEAINSHQKLSTYFEDASFYQAAIPTYYGGIMTFAWASQNPLLRQHDLTTLESRFKSLGIHCRYYNPAIHVGSFALPQYLLDALNK from the coding sequence ATGTCAAATAAAGAAACCTGGTTTGAAACCCTGTATAGCGGCTTTGGCCAGTTTTTTTCTATTAATAAAACTTTATATCACAGCAAAACGGAGCATCAGGATCTGATCATTTTTGAAAATGACCTGATGGGCAGAGTGATGGCACTGGATGGGGTCATACAAACCACCGAGCGCGACGAGTTTATCTATCACGAAATGATGGCCCATGTACCGATTCTGGCCCATGGAAAAGCCAAGCGAATTCTGATTATCGGTGGTGGCGATGGTGGAATGCTACGTGAAGTGTGCCGCCACCAGAGCGTTGAACACATCACCATGGTAGAAATTGATGAAAACGTGGTGGAATTTTGTCGTGAATATCTGCCAAACCACAATGCGGGAGCTTATGAAGACCCACGCTTCAATCTGGTGATTGAAGATGGCGTAAACTTCGTTAACCAAACCGATTTAAAGTTTGATGTGATCATTTCTGACTGTACAGATCCTATCGGTCCGGGGGAAAGTCTGTTTACCTCTGAGTTTTATCAGGGTTGCGCCCGCTGTCTGAATGAAAACGGCATCTTTGTTGCTCAAAACGGCGTGTGCTTTTTACAACAGGATGAGGCGATTAACAGCCACCAGAAACTCTCTACCTATTTTGAAGATGCCAGTTTTTATCAGGCTGCTATTCCCACCTATTATGGTGGCATCATGACCTTTGCCTGGGCCAGCCAGAATCCGCTATTACGTCAGCATGATTTAACGACGCTGGAATCACGCTTTAAATCACTGGGAATTCATTGTCGCTACTATAATCCGGCAATCCACGTTGGCAGCTTCGCCCTGCCCCAATATTTATTGGATGCACTGAATAAATAA
- the speD gene encoding adenosylmethionine decarboxylase yields the protein MHKLKLHGFNNLTKSLGFCIYDICYAKTDYDREQYIAYIDEQYNANRLTEILTETCSIIGANILNIARQDYDPQGASVTILISEEPMDPSLVDQSEHPGPLPDSVVAHLDKSHICVHTYPESHPQGGLCTFRADIEVSTCGVISPLKALNYLIHQLESDIVTLDYRVRGFTRDVNGVKHYIDHKINSIQNFMTDDITSLYHMVDVNVYQENIFHTKMMLKEFDLDHYLFNARPEDLDQQERQHITRLLRKEMQEIYYGRNMPEVMV from the coding sequence TTGCATAAGCTAAAACTGCACGGCTTCAATAACTTAACCAAAAGCCTGGGTTTTTGTATCTACGATATCTGTTATGCCAAGACGGATTATGACAGAGAGCAATACATTGCATATATTGACGAACAATATAATGCAAATCGGCTGACTGAGATTCTGACGGAAACCTGTTCTATTATCGGCGCCAATATTCTGAATATTGCCCGTCAGGATTACGACCCTCAGGGCGCCAGTGTGACTATTCTGATCAGTGAAGAACCGATGGATCCGAGTCTGGTCGATCAGTCGGAGCATCCTGGCCCCCTGCCAGACTCGGTAGTGGCTCATTTAGACAAAAGCCATATCTGCGTACATACCTATCCTGAAAGCCACCCTCAGGGCGGCCTGTGCACTTTCCGGGCGGATATCGAAGTTTCAACCTGCGGCGTGATTTCTCCGCTTAAAGCATTGAACTACCTTATACACCAACTGGAATCAGATATTGTTACGCTGGACTATCGGGTTCGCGGCTTTACCCGTGATGTTAATGGGGTAAAGCACTATATCGACCACAAGATTAATTCGATTCAGAACTTTATGACTGATGACATTACGTCCCTCTACCATATGGTGGATGTAAATGTTTATCAGGAAAATATCTTCCATACCAAGATGATGCTAAAAGAGTTTGATCTTGACCATTATCTGTTTAATGCCAGACCGGAAGACCTGGATCAGCAGGAGCGTCAACATATCACTCGTTTGCTGCGTAAAGAGATGCAGGAGATTTACTACGGCAGAAACATGCCGGAAGTCATGGTATAA
- the tyrA gene encoding bifunctional chorismate mutase/prephenate dehydrogenase — MVAELTILRDQIDEVDKALLKLLAKRLDLVAEVGEVKSQHGLPIYVPERESSMLASRRKEAADLGVPPDLIEDVLRRIMRESYSSENDKGFKTLKPEMGPIVIVGGNGKMGQLFSKLFQLSGYQIRVLEQQDWERADTILSGAGMVIVSVPIHITEQIIQRLPKLPDDCILVDIASIKNQPLQAMLEVHQGPVLGLHPMFGPDVGSLAKQVIAYCDGRGAESYQWLLDQLQVWGAKLHAIDAVEHDKNMAFIQALRHFATFTYGLNLSQEKVNLEQLLSLSSPIYRLELAMIGRLFAQDAQLYADIIMSSEDNRALIKRYYHCFGEAIKLIETGDKAEFIESFNQVKSWFGDYATRFLNESRTLLRQANDSRQ, encoded by the coding sequence ATGGTGGCTGAACTAACAATACTGCGTGACCAAATCGACGAAGTCGATAAAGCGCTACTGAAACTACTGGCCAAACGCTTAGATTTGGTGGCAGAAGTCGGTGAAGTAAAAAGCCAGCATGGGTTACCTATTTACGTTCCTGAACGTGAAAGCAGTATGCTGGCTTCCCGCCGTAAAGAGGCTGCCGATTTAGGGGTTCCTCCCGACCTGATTGAGGATGTACTTCGCCGGATCATGCGCGAATCCTACTCCAGCGAAAACGATAAAGGCTTTAAAACCTTAAAGCCGGAGATGGGCCCAATTGTCATTGTGGGTGGTAACGGCAAAATGGGGCAGTTGTTCAGCAAACTGTTCCAACTTTCCGGTTATCAAATTCGAGTATTAGAACAGCAGGACTGGGAGAGAGCAGATACCATTCTGTCCGGTGCCGGCATGGTGATCGTCAGTGTTCCTATCCACATTACCGAACAAATTATCCAGCGTTTACCGAAACTGCCTGATGATTGCATTCTGGTGGATATCGCTTCAATAAAAAATCAACCGCTACAGGCAATGCTGGAAGTGCATCAGGGGCCCGTCTTAGGTTTGCACCCGATGTTTGGCCCGGATGTTGGCAGCCTGGCAAAACAGGTGATTGCTTACTGCGATGGCAGAGGGGCAGAAAGCTATCAGTGGCTGCTGGATCAATTACAGGTATGGGGAGCGAAGCTGCACGCCATTGATGCAGTGGAACATGATAAAAATATGGCCTTTATTCAGGCCTTGCGCCACTTTGCAACTTTCACCTATGGTTTGAACCTGTCTCAGGAGAAGGTCAATCTGGAACAGCTATTGTCACTCTCTTCGCCAATATACCGCCTGGAGCTGGCAATGATTGGCCGCTTGTTTGCTCAGGATGCTCAGCTGTATGCGGATATTATTATGTCATCCGAGGATAATCGGGCATTGATTAAGCGTTACTATCACTGTTTTGGCGAGGCGATTAAGCTGATTGAGACGGGCGATAAGGCCGAGTTTATTGAGAGTTTTAATCAGGTGAAGAGCTGGTTTGGTGACTATGCAACGCGCTTCTTAAACGAAAGTCGAACGCTGTTACGTCAGGCCAATGATAGTCGGCAGTAA
- a CDS encoding 3-deoxy-7-phosphoheptulonate synthase, producing the protein MQKDVLNNVNISAEQVLITPEELKARYPLSASDEANISAARQTIANILHGRDDRLLVVCGPCSIHDPDAAIDYAHRLKKLAEETQDRLYIVMRVYFEKPRTTVGWKGLINDPHMDGSFDMEHGLHLARQLLLKLVEMGLPLATEALDPNSPQYLGDLFSWSAIGARTTESQTHREMASGLSMPVGFKNGTDGSLGTAINAMKAASMPHRFMGINQSGQVCLLQTQGNPNGHIILRGGKTPNYEAEHVLACEEQMRKAGLNPAVMIDCSHGNSNKDFRRQADVVFSILEQIKAGNRSIIGMMLESNINEGNQSSEQPRANMCYGVSVTDACINWETTDTLLRKVHQELKAKTLVCP; encoded by the coding sequence ATGCAGAAAGATGTACTTAATAACGTCAATATCAGTGCGGAGCAGGTTTTAATTACACCAGAAGAACTGAAGGCTCGATACCCACTGAGCGCCAGTGACGAAGCCAATATTTCTGCAGCCCGTCAGACGATTGCTAACATTTTGCATGGCCGTGACGATCGTTTGCTGGTGGTATGTGGGCCTTGTTCTATTCACGATCCGGATGCGGCGATCGACTACGCCCATCGCCTGAAAAAGCTGGCAGAAGAAACGCAGGATCGCCTGTACATCGTGATGCGAGTTTACTTCGAGAAGCCAAGAACTACTGTAGGCTGGAAAGGGTTAATTAACGATCCGCATATGGATGGTTCATTTGATATGGAGCATGGCTTACACCTTGCTCGTCAACTGCTGCTGAAGCTGGTCGAAATGGGCTTACCGCTGGCAACAGAGGCGCTGGATCCAAATAGTCCACAATACCTGGGCGACTTGTTCAGCTGGTCAGCCATTGGTGCCCGTACCACAGAATCACAAACCCACCGCGAAATGGCCTCTGGCCTGTCAATGCCGGTTGGTTTTAAAAACGGTACTGACGGTAGCCTGGGGACCGCGATTAACGCGATGAAAGCCGCCTCTATGCCGCACCGTTTTATGGGCATTAACCAGTCTGGTCAGGTATGCCTGCTACAGACTCAGGGTAACCCAAATGGCCATATCATCCTGCGCGGTGGTAAAACACCAAACTACGAAGCAGAACACGTATTGGCTTGTGAAGAGCAAATGCGCAAAGCAGGGCTTAATCCGGCAGTAATGATTGACTGTAGCCACGGTAATTCTAATAAAGATTTCCGCCGCCAGGCCGACGTTGTTTTCTCCATACTGGAGCAAATTAAGGCGGGGAACCGCTCTATCATTGGCATGATGCTGGAAAGTAACATCAATGAAGGCAACCAATCGTCGGAACAACCAAGAGCCAACATGTGCTACGGCGTTTCTGTCACTGACGCCTGCATTAACTGGGAAACTACCGACACCTTACTACGCAAAGTTCATCAGGAACTCAAAGCAAAAACCTTAGTTTGTCCGTGA
- the btsR gene encoding two-component system response regulator BtsR → MLRAIIVDDEQPAREELVELLSEVDDLTVIGECSNALEAIQTIHRLQPDVVFLDIQMPKINGLEMAAMLDPANMPHIVFVTAYDEYAIKAFEQHAFDYLLKPVDLQRLCKTISRLKTAKTVNNNLHLITDTTLKHIPCYGHNRIFLLRLEEVEYLSSELSGVHVVGMTQSGYTQLTLKILEEKTSFTRCHRQYLINLDQVGEIQLLENGSAEVITRSGKHIPVSRRYLKPLKEQLGLS, encoded by the coding sequence ATGCTTAGAGCAATTATTGTTGACGATGAACAGCCAGCCAGAGAAGAGCTGGTTGAGCTACTTTCAGAAGTAGACGACCTCACCGTTATTGGTGAGTGCAGCAATGCTTTAGAGGCTATTCAGACCATCCATCGTTTACAACCGGATGTGGTTTTTCTTGATATTCAAATGCCCAAAATTAACGGTTTGGAGATGGCGGCAATGCTTGACCCAGCCAACATGCCCCACATCGTTTTTGTCACTGCCTATGATGAATATGCAATAAAAGCGTTTGAGCAACACGCTTTTGACTACCTGTTAAAACCGGTCGACCTTCAGCGTCTTTGTAAGACCATTTCTCGATTAAAAACCGCCAAAACCGTAAATAATAATTTACATCTAATTACCGATACCACCTTAAAACATATCCCTTGTTACGGACATAACCGTATCTTTTTGCTTCGGCTGGAAGAGGTGGAATATTTAAGCTCAGAATTGAGTGGTGTTCACGTCGTTGGTATGACGCAGAGTGGTTATACTCAGCTTACGTTGAAAATTTTGGAAGAAAAGACCTCTTTTACACGCTGTCACCGTCAGTATTTGATCAATCTCGATCAGGTCGGAGAGATTCAGTTACTGGAAAATGGCTCCGCTGAAGTTATCACCCGTTCCGGGAAACATATTCCTGTTAGTCGTCGTTACCTGAAACCGCTAAAAGAACAACTGGGACTGTCATAG
- a CDS encoding DUF2799 domain-containing protein translates to MKPMITIFCTLLFISGCSSSPDGMPGSSDNSGPPSKWFEIGHYEAITGNDVKDNTVLSEWYGEAEINRTSYLQGFAKGQDELCQPEKIADLAKTNKEFPASCNSVPNAEQLKNNWQQLIEK, encoded by the coding sequence ATGAAACCTATGATAACGATATTTTGTACTCTGCTGTTTATTAGCGGCTGTTCCAGCTCACCAGATGGCATGCCGGGCAGCTCAGATAACAGCGGGCCACCGTCAAAATGGTTTGAAATCGGTCACTATGAAGCCATCACAGGTAATGACGTTAAAGACAATACGGTGCTGTCCGAATGGTATGGCGAAGCGGAAATTAATCGCACCTCTTACTTACAAGGTTTTGCCAAAGGTCAGGATGAACTATGCCAGCCAGAAAAAATTGCCGATCTGGCTAAAACCAATAAAGAATTCCCGGCCAGTTGTAACAGCGTACCCAACGCTGAACAGCTGAAAAACAACTGGCAGCAGTTAATTGAGAAGTAA
- the pspE gene encoding thiosulfate sulfurtransferase PspE, giving the protein MLRSCLMTIMLMFSASVLAAEHWVDVRIAEQYQAEHIKGAINVPLRQLKEQITSQINNKDDTLHLYCNSGRQSAMAKQILQEMGYTQVLDEGGISGIDLPKESQHGS; this is encoded by the coding sequence ATGCTCAGAAGTTGTTTAATGACAATCATGCTGATGTTTTCCGCGTCTGTACTGGCGGCGGAGCACTGGGTTGATGTACGAATAGCGGAACAGTATCAGGCTGAACATATTAAAGGTGCTATCAATGTCCCATTGAGACAGCTTAAAGAACAAATTACCAGTCAGATAAACAATAAGGATGACACGCTGCATCTGTATTGTAATTCAGGCCGCCAATCAGCAATGGCAAAACAGATCCTTCAGGAAATGGGCTATACACAGGTGCTGGATGAAGGGGGAATCAGCGGAATAGATCTTCCGAAAGAGAGCCAACACGGAAGTTGA